A window of Hordeum vulgare subsp. vulgare chromosome 5H, MorexV3_pseudomolecules_assembly, whole genome shotgun sequence genomic DNA:
CTGTAGGTTTGTTGTTCTAGTCCCTTAGGTCAATTTATTACTATTGCTCTTGGTTCGAATGGACTATAGATTTGTCCCTCGCGCATCGCAAAAACTGATTACCGGCAGATCTgctatggtgcagaggccgtaCGAACTGGTGATAATATTTCCTTCTTGTttctctatcttggagtattatcgTTTATGCAGATGATGAGACACAAGTTTTATGGGTAATTTGCGTCTGAGGCATTTCAGTGATGTCACACCCTTTTCACCTTGGAGATGTGATGCATGCTTGACAATATCCTTCGTCATTTcgttttgttgctgtttttgatTCGCTTGGGGTGAGATGGGGGAAAAAGGCCCGCTCTTTCTGCCGTTTCCATAGATTCATACTACTATTACAACAACATCGCATTCCTTGGACTGGGAGTTGTCTCTGCTCACCACATTCACAGGACCTAACCTAGTGGTTCAGCCTGATCTTGAGATATTGTCCCCTTGAGCACTTCAGCTCACCATAATCTCCTGCGTCCACTTCATATGCTCCTCCATATGCTCCTCCATCAGGGCATACATCGCGATCCACGTGCTCAAGGCAGACAAGCCAACCAAGCGTTCGGCTAGATTTCCCAAATCAGCATCTTCAGAACAAATACCTTGCTCAATCTTCTGAGGGACAGTCCCAGGAAATGCTTTTAAATCTTCCATTGAAGAGAATGCTGAGGTGTCCTTGTCCACTTGTTGCTCCACTTTGTTGCAATCTGCTTCATCCACTGGTTTGTCAACTTTGTTACAATCTGCTCCATCCACCGAACAGTTGACATGAGGAGTCACATACTCCTCTGATACTTGAAGGTTTGCTTCTCCTTCAGCCAGCATTTCAAGAACCGCAGCTTCTTGGATGCAGTGCCATACCTGCTGAAATACAGGTCTTCCAACTCCAGCAATGGCATGAAGTACCGCACTGTCTATTCCTGTTCACAAAGAAGAAGTAGAGTTGTGGTGTTGCTGCCTATTAACAACTTTTCTGACGATTTCGTGTCATGCAGTTATtctgaagtgcttggtttggaccAAGCACTTTGAGTGGcgcatatgggcttcgctggtccCGATAGTCGGGGGGATCCTCCTGATCTCAATAACAGagcttagtttcaacatttttggtttCTGTGCTACCATGATAGGATGCCTCGCCACATCTACAAAGACCATGTTGGCAGAGTCCCTGCTCCACGGATACAAATTTGACAGGTACATGCTCATCTCGTTGTGTAATTTCTGATGCTTTAGCGACTGGTGTTGAATCTTGTACGGAATTCTCAATTTTAAAACATTTTATCTGCTTTCTTACTAAAATGATACTAGATCAAAAGATTTAGTTCTTACTGTAGTTCTACTGTCAGGTTCAGTCCTGTAACTTCTTGCCTCGGTCAGATGATTTATTAAGTATTCTCTGTTTCTACAGCATTAACACAGTATACTACATGGCACTTTTTTCCACCATGATACTGGCTCTTCCAGCAATTTTGCTTGAAGGAGGTGGCGTAATTGTCTGGTTCTACACACAAGACGTCTTTTCTTCGCTGATTATCATCCTAGGCTCAGGGGTGCTTGCATTTTGCCTGAACTTCACCATCTTCTATGTGATCCATTCGACCACCGTAGTGACTTTCAATGTTGCTGGCAACCTTAAAGTAAGACCATCCTGGACTATCTATGCTTTTTCCCATAAGCTTCTCCTCTGTTTCTAAAACCTATACATTCTGTTGTAGCTTGCCGTTGCCGTGTTGGTTTCGTGGCTGATCTTCCGGAACCCGATCT
This region includes:
- the LOC123396257 gene encoding UDP-galactose transporter 1-like gives rise to the protein MALFSTMILALPAILLEGGGVIVWFYTQDVFSSLIIILGSGVLAFCLNFTIFYVIHSTTVVTFNVAGNLKLAVAVLVSWLIFRNPISPMNAIGCAITLVGCTFYGYVRHLISQQKDAAPLGNQGTNSPRIRVEMLPLVADKEDKV